GTCATCATCCTGATGCGGGAGGGAGGCTCCTGGGCAACGTTCTTGGCGCCCTGATTGCAAACGGTGCAGAGCGCACGAAGGTTGCCTGCCGTGTCATCCCCTCCTTGGCTCTTTGCGACGATGTGCCCGACATGCAGAACTGTTCTGCGCCCGTTCACGGGGTGAGGTTCACCGGCGCCGGCACCGCACATCCGGCAAGTGTTGCCGTTTCTGATCAGGACTTCTGCACGCACTCGCCCGCTGATACTGCGCTCGAATTTCAGGTCGCCTTTTGGAGGCGGCGCCTCGGCAAGCCTGTATTGCCCGGGCTTGAGATCTTCAGCGTCGAGATGAGATTCGATCCGCCAACCTTCCTCGTCCCTGAGCTCCCGCAATCTCCGGCCGTATTGGACCTGGTTTCCGCTGGCGTCCCTGACTTGCTCCGTCGTAACAATCTCACCGACTCGCTGGCTGAGGAACGCCCTGATTCCTTTTTTGCCGGTTAATCTTTCAGGCACTTGCGCACTGCCTTCGCCACGGCGGTTGCGAGTTCGACGGTCAGCGCATTGCCGATCTGTCGGTACTGTTGTGTTTTGCCTCCGGCGAATTGCCAATCCGGCGGAAATGATTGGAGGCAAGCCACCATCTTGATGGTCAATCGGGGCATTCCATCAAAATCACGGGACGGCGGCTCATTAGCAATACCCAATCCGTCCACGCCGATTTCGGCCCACTTGGCGCGTGACCTGGTTGGCCCAAGGTCTGGCCCACCGTGTTTGTGCGAGCCGCCCGTCAATGTTGGCGCCGGTTGATCCGCCTTTGCAGCCCATTCCTTAGCGTGGAGCCAACCGCCTTCGGCAATCAATTCACTGAGGGCCTCGCCCACGGTGCCACCGCCGCCATTCGGCTCAGGCCATTGAAACGACAAATCGTCGCCGTGGGCGACCATAAACGCTCGGGTGCGGTTTTGGTTCGCGCCGAAATCAAAAGCGTTGAGCAAACCCCACTTGGTTCGGTAGCCGGACTTTTCAAGTGCGCATTCCAAATCCGCCCGATATTGCTCGAAACGGCGCTGCATCAGCCCCCGCACGTTCTCAACGACAACCATCCTCGGATTGGTTGCGTCGACGATGCGCAGCAAAGCGGGGAATAAGTCGCGTTCATCGCTCCGGCCTTTTTGTTTTCCAGCCACAGAGAACGGAGGGCAGGGGAGCCCGCCGGCCACGACATCGACGCCGCGCCAATAGGCCATGTCCAATTGGCGGATATCTGCATTGATGACATTCCAATACGGACGGTTAATGCGCAAAGTTGCGCAAGCGTGATCGTTGTCGTCAATCAGCGCCGAATGGTCAAATCCCGCCCGCTCAAAGCCAATCGCCTGGCCGCCGCCGCCGGCGCAAAGCTCTAGAACCGTGGGTTTCACGCCGGGGACTCAATGATTGGCGGGTGGACATTTCCCTCGACAGTGGCTGATTCCACAGTCAAACAGGACAAACGGTCATTCATACAACCAGAAT
The Chloroflexota bacterium genome window above contains:
- a CDS encoding HNH endonuclease, with protein sequence MPERLTGKKGIRAFLSQRVGEIVTTEQVRDASGNQVQYGRRLRELRDEEGWRIESHLDAEDLKPGQYRLAEAPPPKGDLKFERSISGRVRAEVLIRNGNTCRMCGAGAGEPHPVNGRRTVLHVGHIVAKSQGGDDTAGNLRALCTVCNQGAKNVAQEPPSRIRMMTILRTATVADQQHALDWLKNKFKD
- the dcm gene encoding DNA (cytosine-5-)-methyltransferase produces the protein MKPTVLELCAGGGGQAIGFERAGFDHSALIDDNDHACATLRINRPYWNVINADIRQLDMAYWRGVDVVAGGLPCPPFSVAGKQKGRSDERDLFPALLRIVDATNPRMVVVENVRGLMQRRFEQYRADLECALEKSGYRTKWGLLNAFDFGANQNRTRAFMVAHGDDLSFQWPEPNGGGGTVGEALSELIAEGGWLHAKEWAAKADQPAPTLTGGSHKHGGPDLGPTRSRAKWAEIGVDGLGIANEPPSRDFDGMPRLTIKMVACLQSFPPDWQFAGGKTQQYRQIGNALTVELATAVAKAVRKCLKD